From Salvia splendens isolate huo1 chromosome 3, SspV2, whole genome shotgun sequence, a single genomic window includes:
- the LOC121794286 gene encoding CRM-domain containing factor CFM3, chloroplastic/mitochondrial-like, giving the protein MALSTAKFTELQPHFFSTFSFPRRKPPCFHRLLFKPLYSSLRPTKLPHTPPGKPSIPPKPSSTWIKKWPSPPPAPPPRSKSAPKKPEPKPETIRGGTTAIDRIVLRLRNLGLGSDEEEEEEGGELGLDLENGDLNSNDSVDAEFGDEKLGDLLKRDWVRPDTILVEDEGLEAESLLPWERGAIEDEEVVEHKGGVKKRTMRAPSLAELTIEDGELRRLRRMGMILRERVSVAKAGITAAVLEKIHEKWRRCELVRLKFHEELAHDMKTAHEIVERRTGGLVTWRSGSVMVVYRGANYEGPTLKPQRENSEHDTLFIPDVSSPGDSATKSSDEKTQVLVKSNPVTPNRVKNVTEEEIEYNALLDGLGPRFEDWWGTGVLPVDADQLPPTIPGYKTPFRLLPTGMRPRLTNAEMTNLRKLAKSLPCHFALGRNRNHQGLARSIVKLWEKSLIVKIAVKRGIQNTNNKIMSEELKALTGGVLLLRNKYFIVMYRGKDFLPPTVASALAERQEMTKQIQDVEEKVRGGPVPMPVSEEKGAMAGTLAEFYEAQARWGTEVSSEEHKKMLDEASRAKHERVIRRLEHKLAIAQAKKLKAEKLLSKIVESWLPVDPSDDQETITDEERVMFRKVGLRMKPYLPLGIRGVFDGVIENMHLHWKHREVVKLISKEKELAFAEETARLLEYESGGILVSIDRVPKGYSLIYYRGKNYRRPITIRPRNLLTKAKALKRRMALQRYEALSEHIAEVEKTIEQTKQEIGNPAKLEKSDLWKSEDNDQFSNVSELSESEDEGLEGDEDEDDWESEDDEEDSDLSSL; this is encoded by the exons ATGGCGCTCTCAACGGCCAAATTCACCGAACTACAGCCGCATTTCTTCTCCACCTTCTCATTTCCCCGCCGCAAACCGCCGTGTTTCCACCGCCTCCTATTCAAACCTCTCTATtcctctctccgtcccaccaaATTGCCCCACACGCCTCCCGGAAAGCCCAGTATTCCCCCAAAACCGTCGTCTACCTGGATTAAAAAATGGCCGTCACCTCCACCGGCACCGCCGCCGCGCTCCAAATCCGCTCCGAAGAAGCCAGAACCGAAACCGGAAACAATCCGGGGAGGTACCACGGCGATTGATCGAATTGTTCTCCGCCTCCGGAATTTAGGTTTAGGCTCCgatgaagaggaggaggaggaaggggGAGAGTTAGGTTTGGATTTGGAGAATGGTGATTTGAATTCGAATGATTCGGTGGATGCTGAATTCGGCGATGAGAAATTGGGGGATTTGCTGAAAAGAGATTGGGTTAGACCGGACACGATTCTGGTGGAGGATGAGGGATTGGAAGCTGAATCACTGCTTCCGTGGGAGAGGGGCGCGATTGAGGATGAAGAAGTGGTGGAGCATAAAGGTGGGGTGAAGAAGAGGACAATGCGGGCGCCTTCGTTGGCGGAGCTGACGATTGAAGATGGGGAGCTGAGGCGGCTGCGGAGAATGGGGATGATTTTGAGGGAGAGGGTGAGCGTTGCCAAGGCTGGAATCACGGCTGCGGTTCTGGAGAAGATACATGAGAAATGGAGGAGGTGTGAATTGGTGAGGTTGAAGTTTCATGAGGAATTGGCGCATGATATGAAGACTGCTCATGAAATAGTTGAG CGCCGAACAGGAGGCCTAGTCACTTGGAGATCTGGAAGTGTTATGGTGGTGTATAGAGGAGCTAACTACGAAGGCCCTACGTTAAAGCCACAGAGAGAAAACAGTGAACATGATACTCTTTTTATCCCTGATGTTTCCTCCCCTGGCGATTCAGCAACAAAAAGTAGTGATGAAAAGACTCAGGTTCTTGTGAAGTCCAATCCAGTTACACCTAACCGTGTCAAGAACGTTACAGAAGAGGAAATTGAGTACAATGCTCTATTAGATGGTTTGGGTCCACGGTTTGAAGATTGGTGGGGAACTGGGGTGCTTCCTGTTGATGCTGATCAACTCCCTCCGACTATTCCTGGATACAAGACACCGTTTAGGCTTCTTCCTACTGGAATGCGCCCACGACTAACCAATGCTGAGATGACCAACTTACGGAAGCTTGCTAAGTCGCTTCCTTGCCACTTTGCCCTTG GAAGAAATAGAAATCATCAAGGTTTAGCTAGATCCATTGTTAAGCTATGGGAGAAAAGTTTAATAGTGAAAATTGCTGTGAAGCGTGGAATCCAGAAcacaaataacaaaattatgtCCGAGGAACTGAAG GCATTAACAGGGGGAGTCTTACTTCTAAGAAACAAATATTTCATTGTTATGTACCGCGGGAAGGATTTTCTTCCTCCCACTGTGGCTAGTGCCTTAGCCGAGAGACAGGAAATGACAAAGCAAATACAAGATGTTGAAGAAAAGGTCAGGGGAGGACCTGTACCCATGCCAGTATCCGAAGAGAAGGGAGCTATGGCAGGCACTTTGGCAGAGTTTTACGAGGCTCAGGCTCGATGGGGAACGGAAGTATCTAGTGAAGAACATAAAAAGATGCTAGATGAGGCCTCCAGAGCCAAACATGAGAGAGTAATCAGGCGACTTGAACACAAACTTGCCATT GCTCAGGCAAAGAAGCTCAAAGCAGAGAAACTGCTATCTAAAATAGTGGAGTCTTGGCTTCCAGTTGATCCTTCAGATGACCAGGAGACAATTACTGATGAAGAAAGAGTTATGTTCCGTAAGGTTGGATTACGGATGAAACCATACTTGCCACTTG GTATTCGTGGTGTTTTCGATGGTGTTATTGAGAACATGCATCTGCACTGGAAACATAGAGAGGTTGTAAAGTTAATATCGAAGGAAAAGGAACTTGCATTTGCTGAAGAAACTGCGAGACTTTTGGAATATGAGAGTGGTGGCATACTAGTGTCAATCGACAGGGTTCCAAAGGGTTATAGCTTGATCTACTACCGTGGAAAGAACTATCGTCGCCCTATCACTATAAGACCGAGAAACCTTCTGACAAAAGCGAAAGCACTGAAGCGTAGAATGGCCTTGCAACGATATGAG GCTCTCAGTGAGCACATCGCTGAAGTGGAGAAAACAATTGAGCAAACCAAGCAGGAAATT GGCAATCCTGCAAAACTGGAGAAAAGTGATCTTTGGAAGTCGGAGGACAATGACCAGTTCTCTAATGTTTCAGAACTGAGTGAA AGCGAGGATGAGGGTTTGGAAGGTGATGAAGACGAAGATGACTGGGAGTCGGAGGATGACGAAGAAGATTCAGATTTATCGAGTCTTTGA
- the LOC121794735 gene encoding mitochondrial arginine transporter BAC2-like — MDLWRQFVASNWGREFVAGGAGGTAGVLAGYPLDTLRIRQQNSAGESAFTILRSALVKEGPCSLYRGMFAPLASVTFQNAIAFQTYATLSRAIDGGREEPPSFGSVALGGIGTGATQSLLLSPVELLKIRLQLDNKAGTLRGPRDVARSIIRSEGWRGIYRGLGITVLRDAPSHGVYFWTYEYVREQLHPGCRKAGDETLRTMMVAGGLAGVASWVCCYPLDVIKTRIQAQSSSSYSGMVDCFATSVRREGYSVLWRGLGTAVARAFVVNGAVFAAYETALRCIYK, encoded by the exons ATGGATTTGTGGCGGCAGTTTGTGGCGAGCAATTGGGGAAGAGAATTCGTGGCCGGAGGAGCCGGTGGGACCGCCGGTGTTCTTGCCGGATATCCTCTCGACACGCTGAGAATCCGGCAGCAGAATTCGGCCGGAGAATCGGCTTTCACCATCCTCCGCAGTGCCCTCGTCAAAGAGGGGCCATGTAGTCTCTACCGCGGGATGTTTGCTCCCCTGGCTTCTGTTACTTTCCAG AACGCTATTGCCTTCCAAACATACGCAACCCTATCACGAGCAATCGACGGAGGCCGCGAGGAGCCCCCGTCCTTCGGATCCGTAGCCCTAGGCGGGATCGGGACGGGGGCCACACAGAGCCTCCTCCTGAGCCCGGTCGAGCTACTCAAAATCCGCCTACAACTCGACAACAAAGCCGGGACCCTGCGCGGCCCCAGGGACGTGGCAAGGAGCATAATCCGGTCCGAAGGGTGGCGCGGGATCTACCGCGGCCTAGGCATCACCGTGCTCCGCGACGCCCCCTCCCACGGGGTCTACTTCTGGACGTACGAGTACGTCCGGGAGCAGCTCCACCCGGGGTGCAGGAAGGCAGGGGACGAGACGCTGCGCACGATGATGGTGGCCGGGGGGCTGGCCGGGGTGGCGAGCTGGGTGTGCTGCTACCCGTTGGACGTGATCAAGACGAGGATCCAGGCGCAGTCGAGCTCCTCCTACAGCGGGATGGTGGATTGCTTCGCCACCAGCGTGAGGAGGGAAGGATACAGCGTGCTGTGGAGGGGGCTGGGGACGGCCGTGGCTCGGGCTTTCGTCGTCAACGGCGCTGTTTTCGCGGCGTATGAGACGGCGCTCCGATGCATATATAAGTAG
- the LOC121794287 gene encoding kinesin-like protein KIN-13B, which produces MNTMGRQRSGAPPAHHQRQYSDNFLETSSNGRWLQSAGLQHLQSTNNAAPPPVQDFGYNKGGGHGSGLYRSLQGQRSYTGSSDLFSEPLSPPGNLGRQNVEGQNSPNEYSPGLLDLHAFDTELLTTVPAPGLYDGPSINHFPRGRSFDDLDTFFGNNKQGGRTGALPDGNVLKSIAADNVKASNVAKIKVVVRKRPLNKKELAKNEEDIIETYSNSLVVHEAKLKVDLTEYEEKHEFVFDAVLNEEVSNDEVYRETVEHIIPIIFQRTKATCFAYGQTGSGKTYTMKPLPLRAVRDILRLMHHTYRNLGFQLFVSFFEIYGGKLYDLLGDRKKLCMREDGKQQVCIVGLQEYRVSDVEIVKDLIEKGNATRSTGTTGANEESSRSHAILQLTIKRSADGSETKPARVVGKLSFIDLAGSERGADTTDNDKQTRMEGAEINKSLLALKECIRALDNDQGHIPFRGSKLTEVLRDSFVGNSRTVMISCVSPNAGSCEHTLNTLRYADRVKSLSKGNNPKRDVFSSTSNLKESMMQPSLPVAAPASSFQDDMGEPWTEQTDREEYVEDEPEKPSWKNMKAESISFSNPDDKLKTSNGQSKWMEPPKAELKRSNSEDDLTALLKEEEDLVNAHRRQVEEIMNIAREEMNLLVEADQPGNQVDDYISRLSSILSKKAAAILELQNRLARFQKRLKEQNVLVSSAY; this is translated from the exons ATGAATACGATGGGGCGGCAGAGATCAGGCGCGCCTCCGGCGCACCATCAGCGGCAGTACTCGGATAATTTTCTAGAGACTTCGTCGAACGGCAGATGGCTGCAATCGGCTGGTTTGCAGCATCTACAGTCGACAAATAACGCGGCTCCTCCTCCAGTTCAG GATTTTGGGTACAATAAAGGTGGGGGTCATGGTTCAGGATTGTATAGGAGTTTGCAGGGACAGAGAAGTTACACTGGAAGCAGTGACCTGTTTTCGGAGCCATTATCGCCGCCGGGGAATCTGGGAAGGCAGAACGTGGAGGGGCAAAATTCACCGAATGAGTATAGCCCGGGTCTTTTGGATCTTCATGCTTTTGATACGGAGCTTCTTACTACG GTGCCAGCTCCTGGTTTATATGATGGCCCTTCAATTAATCACTTTCCACGAGGCAGAAGTTTTGACGACTTGGACACTTTCTTTGGAAACAATAAACAAGGTGGCAGAACCGGTGCTTTGCCCGATGGAAATGTTCTGAAAAGTATAGCAGCTGATAATGTGAAGGCTAGCAATGTGGCAAAGATCAAAGTAGTG GTACGAAAAAGACCTCTTAACAAAAAGGAGTTGGCAAAGAATGAAGAAGATATCATAGAAACTTATTCCAATTCTTTAGTGGTCCATGAGGCAAAACTTAAG GTTGACCTGACAGAATATGAAGAAAAGCACGAATTTGTTTTTGATGCTGTGTTGAATGAAGAAGTTTCAAATGACGAA GTGTATCGTGAAACTGTTGAGCATATTATTCCAATAATTTTCCAACGCACAAAAGCCACCTGCTTTGCCTATGGCCAAACAG GTAGTGGCAAAACTTACACCATGAAACCACTGCCCCTTAGAGCAGTAAGGGATATCTTGAGGCTCATGCACCACACTTACAGGAACCTAGGATTTCAGCTGTTTGTCAGTTTCTTTGAGATATATGGAGGAAAGCTTTATGATCTGCTTGGTGATAGGAA AAAACTGTGCATGAGAGAGGATGGAAAACAACAAGTTTGTATTGTGGGCTTGCAAGAGTACAGAGTGTCAGATGTGGAGATAGTTAAGGATCTCATTGAGAAAGGAAATGCAACAAGAAGTACAGGGACCACAGGTGCAAATGAGGAATCATCGAGGTCTCATGCCATTCTTCAGCTTACGATTAAGAGATCAGCTGATGGCTCTGAAACTAAACCTGCCCGGGTTGTTGGCAAGCTCTCCTTCATAGACCTTGCTGGAAGTGAGCGTGGCGCAGATACTACTGATAATGACAAGCAGACCAG GATGGAAGGAGCTGAGATTAATAAAAGTTTGCTTGCACTGAAGGAGTGTATTAGAGCACTTGACAATGACCAAGGGCACATTCCATTTAGAGGCAGTAAATTAACTGAAGTTTTAAGGGACTCGTTCGTTGGGAATTCTCGTACAGTTATGATATCGTGTGTTTCCCCAAACGCTGGATCGTGCGAACATACCTTGAACACGTTAAGATATGCCGACAG AGTAAAGAGCTTGTCAAAAGGAAATAACCCCAAAAGAGATGTTTTCTCATCAACCTCAAATCTGAAGGAGTCGATGATGCAACCCTCGTTGCCAGTCGCAGCACCAGCATCAAGTTTTCAAGATGATATGGGTGAACCCTGGACTGAGCAAACTGATAGGGAAGAATATGTCGAAGATGAGCCAGAGAAGCCATCATGGAAGAATATGAAAGCGGAATCTATTAGCTTCTCCAATCCAGATGATAAATTGAAGACATCCAACGGCCAATCAAAATGGATGGAACCTCCTAAAGCAGAACTGAAACGTTCAAACTCTGAAGATGATTTGACTGCCCTGTTGAAG GAAGAGGAAGATCTTGTCAATGCTCACCGGAGGCAAGTGGAGGAGATTATGAATATTGCTCGTGAG GAAATGAATCTATTAGTTGAGGCCGATCAGCCAGGCAATCAAGTAGATGATTATATCTCCAGGCTGAGTTCCATCCTATCTAAgaaggctgctgctatcttagAGTTACAGAATCGATTGGCTCGTTTTCAAAAACGCTTGAAGGAACAGAATGTCCTCGTCTCTTCAGCCTACTAA
- the LOC121795022 gene encoding uncharacterized protein LOC121795022, whose amino-acid sequence MSSKPITRDGKPLIKSTIHKTMKFLTKSFTPLKPTKSPTNTNANNSDDCYTIFSETNPNSSPNPIPNPIETATKKKIENRSETAVREKHTVKEEAAKWRWSGADVLAQKMIDLEMTDSSDIDQAVDVEEVLHYYSRLTCPAYVEIVDDFLMDMYSEFHVSGRRSLNASMRKLAPETNYSSMRSLAPLKL is encoded by the coding sequence ATGAGCAGCAAGCCAATCACAAGAGACGGAAAGCCGCTCATCAAATCAACCATTCACAAAACCATGAAATTCCTCACCAAATCCTTCACACCCCTCAAACCAACAAAATCCCCCACCAACACCAACGCCAACAATTCAGATGATTGCTACACGATCTTCTCAGAAACTAACCCTAATTCCAGCCCTAATCCGATTCCTAATCCGATCGAAACAGCGACGAAGAAGAAAATCGAAAATCGGTCAGAGACCGCGGTGAGAGAGAAACATACCGTGAAGGAGGAGGCGGCGAAATGGCGGTGGTCGGGCGCGGATGTGTTGGCGCAGAAGATGATAGATCTGGAGATGACGGATTCGAGCGACATCGATCAGGCGGTGGATGTGGAGGAGGTGCTGCACTACTACTCGCGGCTCACTTGCCCGGCTTACGTGGAGATCGTCGACGATTTTCTCATGGATATGTATTCGGAGTTCCACGTGTCGGGGCGGAGGAGCCTCAACGCTTCCATGAGGAAGCTGGCGCCGGAGACCAATTACAGCTCCATGAGAAGCCTCGCGCCTTTGAAGCTCTGA
- the LOC121795021 gene encoding ATP-dependent DNA helicase DDX11-like, translating into MEFPAFPYKPYSIQLDFMKFLHESLNRGGLSMLESPTGTGKTLSMICSALQWHVDRKKLETAENNGKEKLGEGKDGDDDEPDWLRNFVPNKEADVVKSKPIMHKRGIGSHLKEKGENVRDLSSYSSGEGEKGRGVKKEERSTKENDGISEVDDAEFLLEEYDSESEVGGKSKRKNVGGDDVLSSEEEDEVDELVGKEEESRVKIYFCSRTHSQLSQFMKELRKTKFASELKVVCLGSRKNLCINEEVLKLGGSNRINEKCSMLQKNKKNEASKMKKVGSGKRIRGNKSSSGCPMLRRKKIEEFANDVIQMEALDIEDLVHIGRDIGGCPYYGSRKMLPAADLVVLPYQSLLSKSSRESLGLNLKDSVIIIDEAHNLADTLISMYDARISWSQLKQLLSHLDGYFQRFCNVLGPGNRRYIQTLMIITRAFLRILSCDEKHVNGTDHPVPCDTMTINEFLFALNIDNINLVKLLQYVKESNIIYKVCGYGDKLVLSQNIGPGGDAEESAISGFRALSDMLSSLINNNSDGKMVVSRPMKTCNGLEGGYVKYVMLTGEKIFSEVLDQAHAVVLAGGTLQPIEETKERLFRSLHLNELPFFSCGHIVPSKNILPVAVKLGPSGQSFDFSYKARSSSTMIGELGLLLSNLVTVVPEGVVVFFSSFEYESQVYDAWKESGIVSRIMKKKRIFREPRKSTDVEAVLREYKETIDTLSITGSTSCNGAILFAIVGGKISEGINFNDGAGRCIVMVGLPYPSPSDVELMERVKHIEGLGKAIPSETACGGRDAESGLQILKRCKGRGKEYYENLCMKAVNQSIGRAIRHVNDYAAILLVDARYASDPMKRNTPHTTDKLPQWIKSHLVPTTNNYGEVHRLLHQFFKSHKNKEATSK; encoded by the exons ATGGAATTTCCAGCATTCCCCTACAAACCCTACTCGATACAGCTGGATTTCATGAAATTCCTTCACGAATCGCTCAACAGAGGTGGCCTCTCGATGCTGGAAAGCCCCACCG GGACTGGAAAAACCCTTAGCATGATATGCAGTGCACTGCAGTGGCATGTCGATCGAAAGAAATTGGAGACTGCGGAGAATAATGGGAAGGAGAAGTTGGGCGAGGGTAAGGATGGCGATGATGATGAGCCGGATTGGCTTAGAAATTTTGTGCCAAATAAAGAAGCTGATGTAGTCAAGAGTAAACCTATAATGCATAAGAGGGGAATTGGATCTCATTTGAAGGAAAAGGGAGAAAATGTTAGAGATTTATCTAGCTATAGTAGTGGAGAAGGTGAAAAGGGTAGGGGGGTTAAGAAGGAGGAGAGAAGCACGAAGGAGAATGACGGGATCAGTGAGGTGGATGACGCGGAGTTTTTGTTGGAAGAGTATGACAGTGAATCGGAAGTAGGTGGGAAATCGAAAAGGAAGAATGTTGGAGGGGATGATGTGTTGTCGAGTGAGGAAGAGGACGAGGTGGATGAGCTGGTTGGGAAGGAAGAGGAGTCGCGAGTGAAGATCTATTTTTGCAGTCGGACACATTCACAGCTTTCACAGTTTATGAAAGAGCTGAGGAAGACTAAATTTGCTAGTGAGTTGAAGGTTGTATGCTTGGGTTCTAGGAAGAATCTCTGTATCAATGAAG AGGTGTTGAAGCTGGGGGGTTCCAATCGCATAAATGAGAAATGCTCAATGCTccaaaagaataagaaaaatgaagctTCTAAAATGAAG AAGGTGGGTTCTGGAAAAAGGATTCGTGGCAACAAATCTTCTTCTGGATGTCCGATGTTaagaaggaagaagatagaAGAGTTCGCAAATGATGTTATTCAAATGGAGGCTCTGGACATTGAAGATCTTGTGCATATTGGACGCGATATAGGAGGTTGCCCATATTATGGTTCGAGAAAAATGTTACCTGCAGCTGACCTTGTGGTTCTTCCATATCAGTCTCTTCTTTCAAAATCATCGCGTGAATCCTTGGGCTTAAATCTGAAAGACAGCGTTATTATCATAGACGAAGCTCATAATCTAGCAGACACTCTCATCAGTATGTATGACGCAAGAATCTCATGGTCCCAG TTGAAACAATTGCTGTCTCACTTAGATGGATATTTCCAAAGATTTTGTAATGTTCTAGGACCAGGAAACCGAAGATATATCCAGACTTTGATGATCATCACTCGGGCCTTTCTAAGAATCTTGTCTTGTGATGAGAAGCATGTAAACGGCACTGACCATCCAGTTCCATGCGATACAATGACCATCAATGAATTCTTATTTGCTCTGAATATTGACAACATAAACCTGGTCAAACTGCTACAATACGTGAAAGAAAGCAACATAATTTACAAG GTCTGTGGATACGGAGATAAACTTGTCTTATCTCAAAATATCGGTCCTGGTGGAGATGCTGAGGAAAGTGCAATCTCTGGTTTCAGAGCATTATCTGATATGCTTTCCTCTTTGATCAATAATAACAGTGATGGGAAAATGGTAGTCTCGAGACCAATGAAAACATGTAACGGCCTGGAAGGAGGGTATGTAAAGTATGTTATGCTGACtggagagaaaatattttctgag GTGCTGGATCAAGCCCATGCTGTCGTCTTGGCTGGCGGAACCTTACAACCTATAGAGGAAACCAAGGAAAGACTTTTCCGGTCGCTACATTTAAATGAGTTACCCTTCTTTTCATGTGGACACATAGTTCCTTCTAAAAACATTTTGCCAGTTGCTGTTAAGCTCGGGCCTTCTGGTCAGTCCTTTGATTTTAGCTACAAAGCTAGGAGTTCATCAACCATG ATTGGGGAACTAGGTCTTCTGCTGTCTAATCTAGTGACAGTTGTTCCAGAAGGCGTAGTTGTATTCTTCTCATCATTCGAATACGAGAGCCAGGTCTATGATGCATGGAAGGAATCGGGAATCGTTTCAAGGATCATGAAGAAGAAGCGTATTTTCAGAGAGCCAAGAAAGAGTACAGATGTTGAAGCTGTATTGAGAGAATACAAAGAGACAATTGACACGTTGTCCATCACAGGTTCCACGTCTTGCAATGGTGCAATCCTCTTTGCCATTGTCGGGGGCAAGATATCCGAAGGCATCAATTTTAACGACGGTGCTGGCCGGTGCATAGTAATGGTTGGACTGCCCTATCCTAGCCCATCAGATGTTGAGTTAATGGAGAGGGTGAAGCATATTGAGGGTCTTGGCAAGGCGATCCCAAGCGAAACTGCGTGTGGCGGTAGGGATGCCGAGTCTGGGCTTCAAATCCTTAAAAGGTGTAAAGGGAGAGGAAAAGAGTACTATGAAAATCTTTGCATGAAAGCAGTGAATCAATCCATTG GCAGAGCAATTCGGCATGTGAACGATTATGCTGCAATATTATTGGTGGATGCACGTTATGCTTCTGATCCTATGAAGAGAAACACTCCACACACAACAGACAAGCTGCCACAGTGGATCAAAAGCCATCTGGTTCCTACAACCAATAATTATGGAGAAGTTCACAGATTGTTGCATCAGTTTTTCAAATCTCACAAGAATAAGGAAGCCACAAGTAAATAA
- the LOC121794290 gene encoding 60S ribosomal protein L37-2: MTKGTGSFGKRRNKTHTLCVRCGRRSFHLQKSRCSACAYPAARKRTYNWSVKAIRRKTTGTGRMRYLRNVPRRFKTNFREGTEAAPRKKAVAASA; this comes from the exons ATG ACCAAGGGAACTGGGAGCTTCGGAAAGAGGAGGAACAAGACACACACACTGTGTGTGAGGTGCGGCCGCCGCAGCTTCCACCTCCAGAAGAGTCGCTGCTCCGCCTGTGCTTATCCTGCTGCTCGCAAGAGGACAT ACAACTGGAGTGTGAAGGCTATTCGCCGAAAGACGACCGGCACTGGGCGGATGAGGTATCTCCGCAACGTGCCCCGCAGATTCAAGACCAACTTCAGAGAAG GTACTGAAGCTGCACCGAGGAAGAAGGCTGTTGCCGCGTCTGCTTAA